The sequence below is a genomic window from Thermanaerothrix sp..
GGACAGCTACGCCTACGTGAGGCTTGCCCATTTCACCCAGACTGCGGGGCAGGAGATAGCGGAGGCGGTGTCCTGGGCTTCCTCGAAGGGTGCCAAGGGAATGGTCTTGGACCTTAGGAACAACCCCGGCGGCCTGCTTAACGCCGCGGCGGACGTGGCGTCCTGCTTCCTTGACGACGGAGACCTGGTTGTCAGCACCAAGGGCAGGGTGGACAGGGCTAACGAGTCCCTTTACGCCTCAGGGAGGGTTAGGTTCAAGGGGCCCCTGGTTGTGCTGATCAACGAGGGCAGCGCAAGCGCCTCGGAGATAGTGGCGGGGGCTCTTAGGGATCACGGCAGGGCCAAGCTGGTGGGGCTTAAGAGCTTTGGCAAGGGGTCCGTCCAGACCCTCTTCAACCTTCCCGATGGGGCGGGGATGTACGTTACCATCGCCAGGTACTACACCCCGTCGGGTCGGATGATAGACAAGGTGGGCCTTAACCCGGACGTGAAGGTCCCGGGTGAACCTATGGCGGATCTTGCCAAGGATCCCCAGGTGAGGAAGGGTGTGGAGATCCTAAGGGCCATGAGGTGACCATGGTTCGCCGGTTCTTATGGGCAGCTCTTATCCTCCTCGCGGCGGTCTTTGCCGGAAGCCGCTGGAGGGATGGGGTTGAGCTCTTTGACCGTCTGTGGGATGGGGAGACCCTTGAGGCGCCCAGGGACGGGGCCCAGGAAGAGCGAGAAAAGGCCCTTCCCGATCAACACGGGCAGGGCCCAATCAAGCTGCCTTCGGATTCCGATCCGGGGAGCGGGGCGGTATCGGCGGATGGGATCTACGTGGAGCTACCAAGAGCCTCCCATGGTTCCCGTAAGGCGCAGAAGGCCGAGCGGTGGCTCGCCATAGTGGTGGACGACATGGGGTACGACCTTAAGGCGGCCCGGAAACTGGCCTCTTTAGGGCTCCCCATGACTTGGGCTATAATACCCGGTGCCCCTCACGCGTCCGAGGTGGCTAAGGTTGCGGAGTCCAAGGGGATACCCTATCTGGTCCACGTGCCCATGATGGCTTTGTCGGACCGTAGCTTAAGGGGCATGGTGGTAGCTCCGGGCATGGGGCCGGAGGAGATAAGGGAAAGGGCCAAAGAAGCCTTTGATGTCCTGCCCGGCGCAGTGGGGGTCAACAACCACCGGGGTTCGGCGGCCACGGCGGATCGTCCCGCCATGGAGGCCTTCTTGGGGGCGCTCAAGGAGCAAAGGCCCGGTTGGTTCTTCCTGGACAGCAGGACCAACCCGAAATCCGTGGCCTTCCAGGTGGCTTTGGAGAAGGGGATTAAGGCGTTTAAGAACAGATACTTCATAGACGCGGTCCCGGGCGGCGAGGAGCGGGCTTTGATCTCCGCCGTGTCGGGGGCTTACAGGTCGGGCGGGGCGATAGCCATAGGGCACCCAAGGCCCGGCACCATAGAGGTCCTTTCCAGGCTTTCCGCTGGGGATCTGTCGTTGCCGGAAGGTCTTGAACTGGTGAGGCTTACCCAGGTGGCCGGGGAAGGGGGAGGAGGAAAGAGATGAAGCGCAGAGCGGAAGTTATAATAGGTGCCCAATGGGGAGACGAGGGCAAGGGCCGGGTGGTGGACGCACTGGCGGACAGGGTCGACCTGGTGGTCCGCTACCAGGGAGGGGCCAACGCGGGACATACGGTCATAGCGGGGGGTGAGAAGCACGTCTTCCACCTGCTCCCCTCCGGCATGCTCTACCCCGGGAAGACCTGCGTCATAGGCGGCGGAGTGGTGGTGGATCCAGAC
It includes:
- a CDS encoding divergent polysaccharide deacetylase family protein, whose translation is MVRRFLWAALILLAAVFAGSRWRDGVELFDRLWDGETLEAPRDGAQEEREKALPDQHGQGPIKLPSDSDPGSGAVSADGIYVELPRASHGSRKAQKAERWLAIVVDDMGYDLKAARKLASLGLPMTWAIIPGAPHASEVAKVAESKGIPYLVHVPMMALSDRSLRGMVVAPGMGPEEIRERAKEAFDVLPGAVGVNNHRGSAATADRPAMEAFLGALKEQRPGWFFLDSRTNPKSVAFQVALEKGIKAFKNRYFIDAVPGGEERALISAVSGAYRSGGAIAIGHPRPGTIEVLSRLSAGDLSLPEGLELVRLTQVAGEGGGGKR